A window of the Plasmodium vivax chromosome 12, whole genome shotgun sequence genome harbors these coding sequences:
- a CDS encoding diacylglycerol kinase, putative (encoded by transcript PVX_116900A), with translation MKYIFLFVNPTAGGNRASMFTDFGVNEIIFHKPHKCHFSIYNILEGEQGKKPGFLRLSSVTNSPREAEVKNESVAPKSRGPVSKSSLSAEGRSGTPNRNPSNNSSVNGAKEPSNSTGSGGNTKGEDHPSNGTKQRNNSQKTCSNNSEGTAGDDENIFAYVLVAGGDGTLNWFLKEAEHYDIKDDKIAVGVIPFGTGNDFAKAFGWKKMDGFFNYSFLFNILKKIVDQTFKSRIEKHDYWNVHVVLKEDGYFNKISSRTKKKETLTENEKNVKVLKMCMSNYFSIGIDSRIGRGFERHRQNSAFFNKLIYVIEGFKKIIFKKNIPVNLIIDKMVTGKNYDDVIFTTSHNDSTSPPPPLLKKAMSIICVNIPSYSSGNDIWNYTHKIGLKLPKDLPSEQKKVYKDLKKSQQEVGDGVLEFVIYQSGVDLGLEFTLRGRAFRVHQGVGPWKILFKEQVCNVYFQVDGEYYLMSLPDSISIDHYKKINVLKNMV, from the exons ATGAAgtatatttttctgtttgtcAATCCTACCGCGGGGGGGAATAGAGCATCTATGTTCACCGAC TTTGGAGTCAACGAGATAATATTCCACAAGCCGCACAAGTGCCACTTCTCCATTTACAACATTTTGGAAGGCgagcaggggaagaagcccgGGTTCCTGCGCCTGAGTTCTGTGACGAACAGCCCGCGGGAGGCtgaagttaaaaatgagtCCGTGGCCCCCAAGTCGAGGGGCCCCGTTAGCAAAAGTAGCCTCTCCgcggaggggagaagcggcacgCCCAACCGCAACCCGAGTAATAACTCCAGTGTGAACGGAGCAAAGGAGCCAAGTAACAGCACAGGGAGTGGGGGGAACACCAAAGGAGAGGACCACCCCTCTAATGGCACAAAACAGAGAAACAACTCTCAAAAGACATGTAGCAACAACAGTGAGGGCACAGCTGGGGACGATGAAAACATATTTGCCTACGTCCTGGTAGCAGGAGGAGATGGAACGCTAAACTGGTTTCTAAAAGAAGCAGAGCATTATGACATTAAGGACGACAAAATTGCCGTAGGAGTAATTCCCTTCGGAACGGGAAACGATTTTGCCAAAGCCtttgggtggaaaaaaatggatggcTTTTTTAActactcctttttatttaatattttaaaaaaaatagtagaTCAAACGTTCAAGTCCAGAATAGAGAAGCATGACTACTGGAACGTCCATGTGGTGCTGAAGGAAGATGggtattttaataaaatcagTTCGAggactaaaaaaaaggaaactttaactgaaaatgaaaaaaatgtgaaggtcTTGAAGATGTGCATGAGCAATTATTTCAGTATAGGAATAGACTCAAGGATAGGTAGAGGGTTTGAAAGGCACAGACAGAATAGtgccttttttaataaactcATCTACGTCATTGagggatttaaaaaaattatttttaaaaaaaacattcctgttaatttaattatcGACAAAATGGTTACTGGCAAAAATTACGACGACGTTATTTTTACGACTAGCCATAATGACAGCAcatctcctcccccccctctacTCAAAAAAGCCATGAGCATCATATGCGTGAACATTCCTTCTTACTCCTCTGGAAATGACATATGGAATTATACGCACAAGATTGGGTTAAAGTTACCAAAGGATTTGCCTTCGGAGCAGAAAAAAGTGTataaagatttaaaaaagtcGCAACAGGAGGTGGGAGATGGTGTGCTGGAGTTTGTCATTTATCAGTCGGGGGTGGACTTGGGGCTGGAATTCACCCTCAGGGGTAGGGCCTTCAGGGTGCACCAGGGAGTCGGCCCGTGGAAAATCCTTTTTAAAGAGCAGGTGTGCAACGTCTACTTTCAGGTGGATGGGGAGTACTACCTCATGTCGCTCCCCGACAGCATCTCCATCGACCACTACAAGAAGATCAACGTGTTGAAGAATATGGTGTGA
- a CDS encoding RNA 3'-terminal phosphate cyclase-like protein, putative (encoded by transcript PVX_116920A), with amino-acid sequence MEFTGSNFLRFRLALSMISGKAITIKNIRKKKKKKNSWRDEQSDGVEREGLREYEAKLLKLIDKLCDDTTIKINEEGDELYFKPGFLMGNVNDEVRISDLDNTFHCGKERSITYFLEFLLMVTPFFKNPIKLTLKGITDDSIDATVHTCKIVSEHFFKNILKFDDHFLNITIVRRGVQSDCSGEVHFFMNNLKTVEPFDMNDAGVVKKITGTIVCNKISVVFRNKLMNFAKKNLLCFTPYVNIEVEEAKVKSFKTQNHFISFSLFAHTKNKCVYATDLCVDEFFLRHAQGVLSSGGGSAQMDDQGGAVGDEAVGGGETDDEATDDEATDDETTDDAATNDEATNKPQRHRCAEEHKQNKPLHDADIYERLGFFIALKMMNEIKGLPSVDSNYQWLPLLYMALGNDLAVSKISLSMVKPYSIALIRLLRDFFSVVFDIKKVEKSPVEHSYLIKCVGIGYRNISKKTF; translated from the coding sequence ATGGAATTCACAGGCAGCAACTTCCTGCGGTTCAGACTGGCCTTGAGCATGATCAGCGGGAAAGCCATAACCATCAAAAATatcaggaagaaaaaaaaaaaaaaaaattcctggAGAGATGAGCAAAGTGATGGAGTTGAAAGGGAAGGCCTGCGGGAGTACGAAGCAAAGCTGCTAAAGCTGATCGACAAGCTATGTGACGATACAACCATCAAGATTAATGAGGAAGGAGATGAGCTGTATTTCAAACCAGGATTTTTAATGGGGAATGTAAATGATGAAGTGAGGATAAGCGATTTGGACAATACGTTTCACTgtggaaaggaaagaagcaTCACCTACTTCCTGGAGTTCCTCCTTATGGtaactccattttttaaaaaccccATCAAATTGACATTAAAAGGAATAACCGATGATTCTATTGATGCCACTGTACATACGTGTAAAATTGTAAgcgagcatttttttaaaaatattttaaaatttgacGACCATTTTTTGAACATTACTATTGTGAGAAGAGGAGTACAGTCGGACTGCTCAGGGGAAGTTCACTTCTTCATGAATAACCTCAAGACAGTGGAACCTTTCGATATGAATGATGCTGGagtggttaaaaaaataactggGACAATTGTTTGCAATAAAATATCTGTTGTGTTTCGAAATAAATTGATGAAtttcgccaaaaaaaatttactctGCTTTACTCCGTACGTCAACATAGAAGTGGAGGAGGCCAAGGTTAAAAGCTTCAAAACGCAgaatcattttatttccttttccttgttTGCCCATACGAAGAATAAGTGCGTGTATGCCACGGATTTGTGCGTGGACGAGTTTTTCTTGCGGCACGCGCAGGGCGTACtgagcagcgggggggggagcgcccAGATGGATGACCAGGGTGGAGCAGTGGGCGATGAAGCAGTGGGCGGTGGAGAAACGGACGACGAAGCAACGGACGATGAAGCAACGGACGACGAAACAACGGACGACGCAGCAACGAACGACGAAGCAACGAACAAACCCCAGAGGCACCGCTGCGCCGAGGAACACAAACAGAACAAACCCCTGCATGACGCAGACATATACGAGCGCCTGGGATTTTTCATAGCCCTTAAGATGATGAACGAAATAAAAGGGCTCCCCTCAGTCGATTCCAACTACCAGTGGCTGCCCTTGTTGTACATGGCCCTGGGAAACGACTTGGCCGTTTCGAAAATTTCGTTGAGCATGGTAAAGCCGTATTCCATTGCGCTGATTAGATTGCTGAGAGACTTTTTCAGCGTCGTGTTTGACATTAAGAAGGTGGAGAAGTCCCCAGTGGAGCACTCCTACCTGATCAAGTGTGTGGGCATAGGCTATCGCAACATTTCGAAGAAGACCTTTTAG
- a CDS encoding hypothetical protein, conserved (encoded by transcript PVX_116905A), which produces MRITMWVKRTKLAVGGHRKGATLKRTTHAMRTMHSEVKQFEKLSSNLIHCIEQYKKEKEICISSYKNYKQEIKACVRRLFTDDILASLKKKDFKIIFTYTILLSKRVPLQREALKTVVLSYVQLLNGEEEKREGKSQVTNQRNDVDTPLLLIIKYLFYLNVAHDKVIYSYIYSELNNLIEEYTLEELVETVNLISSFKDKKWTNQKVFSRCINEIVRRSNQMEEDTSNYLVTIIKSCSRLNYEIGDIHMLLEILRESYVKKEKKNLHTLIKVIYNLFLCNYHNYKHVNQLIDLLKSELMGIRKEEEYPPYKKYPYNNNVVLDTNHSLEWQASRINSNAAICNDNIRNIHQIYFNAKENEHMCTPPSAPIPSVSLYRLKFLDILIRSDSFLYNSVYSPNSHFFDFVKQLRVEGRDPRETIFTKQATFFVKESGFKLASKLVHIYPIAHLPDFPNTYVEFVHNRSINRNMKDNPHKFHRHHLSYRIRHLKFLGWNPILLYEHEWKKLRYPTTNIKKIF; this is translated from the exons ATGCGGATAACCATGTGGGTGAAGAGGACCAAGCTGGCTGTAGGGGGCCACAGAAAAGGGGCCACGTTGAAGAGAACCACACATGCAATGAGAACCATGCACAGTGAGGTGAAACAGTTTGAAAAATTGTCTAGCAACCTCATCCATTGCATTGAgcaatataaaaaggaaaaagagatATGCATATCGTCCtacaaaaattacaaacaaGAAATCAAAGCATGTGTACGTAGATTATTTACGGATgacattttggctagtttaaaaaaaaaagattttaaaattatttttacgtatACCATTTTGCTGTCAAAAAGGGTTCCCCTGCAGAGGGAGGCCCTAAAAACGGTGGTGCTGTCCTATGTGCAGCTGCTCAACggagaggaggagaaaagagAAGGAAAGAGCCAAGTTACCAATCAACGGAATGACGTAGATACCCCCCTCCTGCTAATAATCAAGTACCTCTTCTACCTCAACGTAGCTCACGACAAGGTTATCTACAGCTACATTTATTCGGAGCTAAATAACCTGATAGAGGAGTACACCCTGGAGGAGCTCGTCGAAACGGTCAACTTGATTTCATCCTTTaaggataaaaaatggacaaatCAGAAGGTATTTTCCAGATGCATAAACGAAATTGTTAGGAGAAGCAACCAAATGGAGGAGGACACGTCCAATTATCTAGTCACCATCATCAAATCTTGTTCCCGCCTCAACTACGAAATTGGGGACATCCACATGTTGCTAGAAATTCTGCGAGAGAGttacgtaaaaaaggaaaagaaaaatctcCACACACTTATTAAAGTTATTTACAACCTATTTCTTTGCAACTATCATAACTATAAGCATGTGAATCAGCTGATTGATTTGTTAAAATCTGAGCTGATGGGTATacggaaggaggaggaataccccccatataaaaaataccccTACAATAATAATGTCGTGCTTGACACAAATCACAGCTTGGAGTGGCAGGCCAGCAGGATCAACTCCAATGCCGCCATCTGCAATGATAACATTAGGAACATCCACCAGATTTATTTCAACGCGAAGGAAAATGAACACATGTGTACCCCCCCATCTGCGCCAATCCCCTCAGTCAGCTTGTACCGCCTCAAATTCCTTGACATCCTCATCCGATCGGACAGCTTCCTATACAACAGCGTTTACAGCCCCAACTCGCACTTTTTCGATTTTGTCAAGCAGCTGCGGGTGGAAG GCCGGGACCCGCGGGAGACCATCTTTACAAAGCAGGCCaccttttttgtgaaggAGAGCGG GTTCAAACTAGCGAGCAAGCTCGTCCACATCTACCCCATCGCGCACCTGCCGGACTTCCCAAACACGTACGTCGAGTTCGTGCACAACCGGAGCATCAACAGGAACATGAAGGACAACCCGCACAAGTTCCACCGGCACCACTTAAGCTACAGGATTCGGCACCTGAAGTTTTTGGGATG GAACCCCATCCTGCTGTACGAACACGAGTGGAAGAAGCTCAGGTATCCTACAacaaacattaaaaaaattttctga
- a CDS encoding 20S proteasome beta 4 subunit, putative (encoded by transcript PVX_116925A), whose protein sequence is MDTLIGLKGKNFIILAVDTYSVNSIIKLKNDDKTKFYDINGNKCLLLGGSIGDRIQFGEFIRKNVHLYQYQNSTDLFVKSFAFFTRKNLAYYLRRNPYEVNCLIAGYDNKDGYQLYWCDYLSNMDAVNKGAHGYGAYLVNGILDKYYHENMNLEEALLIFKKCFEELKKRFLLTQINYELRIMADNKIEAQYVTI, encoded by the exons atgGATACGCTAATCGGCCTGAAGGGCAAAAACTTCATCATCCTCGCGGTAGATACGTACAGCGTCAACTCAATTATTAAGCTAAAAAATGACGACAAAACCAAATTTTACGACATTAACGGAAACAAGTGCCTTCTCCTGGGGGGATCCATCGGGGATAGAATTCAGTTTGGTGAATTCATAAGGAAGAATGTGCACCTGTACCAGTACCAGAACTCCACCGATTTGTTCGTGAAAtcgtttgcctttttcacGCGCAAAAATTTGGCCTACTATTTGAGGAGAAACCCCTACGAGGTCAACTGCCTCATCGCTGGATATGACAAC AAGGACGGCTACCAACTCTACTGGTGCGACTACCTTAGCAACATGGACGCGGTGAACAAAGGCGCGCACGGCTACGGTGCATACCTGGTGAACGGTATCCTAGATAAGTACTACcatgaaaatatgaatttggAGGAGGCCctgctcatttttaaaaagtgctTTGAAGAATTGAAGAAGAGATTCCTCCTCACGCAGATAAATTACGAGCTGCGAATTATGGCAGATAACAAGATAGAGGCTCAGTACGTGACCATTTGA
- a CDS encoding exported protein 2, putative (encoded by transcript PVX_116915A), with product MKVSYILSLFFFLIIYKNTTTNVVECGGYSDLAATSALTTIVKDPISLTIKDLYEHGVKDPITKLIHKIKKVVRYRKVLRWSRIWWVLLVREIVGDNAIERKTEKALREIWDQCTIAVYNNTLYAIESKPLLFLHGILNECKNNFSTKLRQDPGLIVAKIDQILKSQIYRFWVSEPYLKIGKSSIFYTRINSKNVPPLPKECTLKHLSSYMEEKLKSMESKKNIESGKYEFDVESTKSTTDDGQADDEDDDENEEDAFEEETFEEKKSEEKKD from the exons ATGAAAGTCAGTTACATTTTAtccctctttttctttttgatcatttataaaaataccaCCACCAATGTTGTGGAATGTGGCGGCTACAGTGATTTGGCGGCGACGAGCGCCTTAACAACCATAGTCAAGGACCCAATTAG cTTAACCATCAAAGATTTGTATGAACATGGTGTGAAGGACCCAATCACAAAacttattcataaaattaagaaaGTAGTACGCTACAGAAAAGTTTTGAGGTGGTCCAGAATATGGTGGGTACTACTCGTTAGAGAAATTGTCGGAGATAACGCCATTGAGAGGAAAACTGAAAAG GCGTTGCGAGAAATCTGGGACCAGTGTACCATCGCCGTGTACAACAACACCCTTTACGCCATCGAGTCCAAGCCACTGCTATTCTTACACGGTATTCTGAACGAGTGCAAGAACAACTTCTCCACCAAATTGAGACAAGACCCAGGATTGATTGTAGCCAAAATAGACCAAATATTGAAATCCCAAATATACCGTTTCTGGGTATCAGAGCCATATTTGAAAATCGGAAAGTCCAGCATCTTCTACACCAGAATCAACTCCAAAAATGTGCCTCCTCTTCCCAAAGAATGCACTTTGAAACACTTGTCATCTTACATGGAGGAGAAATTAAAATCTATGGAGTCTAAGAAGAATATCGAATCGGGCAAATACGAATTTGACGTGGAGTCAACGAAGAGTACGACGGATGATGGCCAGGCggatgatgaagatgacgATGAGAATGAAGAGGATGCCTTTGAGGAGGAAACctttgaagagaaaaagagcgaagaaaagaaagattaa
- a CDS encoding hypothetical protein, conserved (encoded by transcript PVX_116895A) — protein MISNEEYCVPKKILSISATALTIILLIFTIVNEYKYVTYSKELRPIIKNAIPVSCIPLEENNGKIIHINCPLQDQEIFYAPPEFSSNIYSFRGVFFEIKVEMYQWVRGYGYLGFRKNPEYMPAVGNVGRKYANYAKAGGYRLPTNALINFQKKKKLDLVDDGWFTESEIKPPFTLDHLNTNVYDNYLYTGDPLNPQVGDVRVSFYGSASTHATVIGVQRSRLLNTIFEIEGVDIMKKKVVLLSEDNKIMINQTKDFIHRNYGNIKALWLIRLITYAMVSFQIFSLLDCSRNALWKLSTSLLMSGMVLSVFPCIFWFFCDTVVFLFLFVFLFFLSVCLFFIYNNDMYGGYTEMKNYMKKAATEPTNYTFLDVANACSDIYEDYDDVEKDKINTVFESSSDGSFYNSVDKHNLSKFDSSPAGMYH, from the exons atgattagcAATGAAGAATATTGCGTGCCTAAAAAGATTTTATCTATATCTGCGACGGCACTCACGATAATACTCCTAATATTCACCATCGTCAACGAGTACAAATATGTCACGTATTCGAAAGAATTGAGGCCCATAATAAAGAACGCCATACCG GTTTCCTGCATCCCGTTAGAGGAAAACAATGGAAAAATCATACATata AACTGCCCGCTACAAGACCAGGAAATATTTTACGCACCACCGGAATTCAGCAGTAACATCTACTCATTTCGAGGCGTGTTCTTCGAAATAAAAGTGGAGATGTACCAGTGGGTGAGGGGGTATGGGTACTTGGGATT tagaaaaaatcCCGAATACATGCCGGCCGTCGGAAATGTGGGGAGAAAG TATGCCAATTATGCGAAAGCTGGGGGTTATAGACTCCCTACGAACGCTCTGATAAACtttcaaaagaaaaaaaagttggacTTAGTGGATGACGGCTGGTTCACCGAGTCGGAAATAAAACCTCCCTTTACCCTGGACCATTTAAACACAAACGtttatgataattatttgtaCACTGGAGATCCTCTGAACCCACAA GTCGGGGATGTGCGCGTATCCTTTTACGGAAGCGCGTCTACGCACGCGACGGTGATAGGAGTCCAGCGGTCGCGGCTGCTGAATACGATTTTTGAAATTGAAGGAGTTGACATCATGAAGAAGAAAGTCGTCTTACTTTCGGAGGACAACAAAATAATGATCAACCAGACGAAGGATTTTATCCACAGGAATTACGGCAACATTAAGGCGTTGTGGCTGATACGGCTGATTACCTACGCGATGGTGTCCTTTCAGATATTTTCTCTCCTCGACTGCTCGCGG AACGCCCTGTGGAAACTGAGCACAAGTCTACTCATGTCTGGAATGGTGCTGTCCGTCTTCCCCTGCATTTTCTGGTTTTTCTGCGATACAGTAGTATTTTTATTCCTATTCgtgtttctctttttcctgTCCGTgtgtttgtttttcatttacaACAACGACATGTACGGTGGCTACACCGAAATGAAGAATTACATGAAGAAAGCCGCCACAGAACCCACGAATTATACGTTTTTAGATGTAGCCAATGCCTGCTCAGATATATATGAGGATTATGATGATGTAGAGAAGGACAAAATCAACACCGTTTTTGAGTCCAGCAGCGATGGTTCTTTTTACAACTCCGTCGACAAGCATAACTTGTCCAAGTTTGATTCTTCCCCCGCCGGGATGTATCACTAG
- a CDS encoding sulfate transporter, putative (encoded by transcript PVX_116910A), which yields MNESKKGDDIVINDVTEKVVDFNKMDESTERTQIYHDDLCDNDIKICLPSRIGFLPAIKSMTDGIKWGWGFTNTPKESSKYYINEILCGCILCLTMLPEMISFSMIANIPPYLGLQGASFLCLITSIFGGSPAVIHGVTGAFASVCSKYLVENQNVDLLPEGIERLYVCIMICSVMLFFFSLFHMSALIQLIPTPVFIGYCNGLSIIFLRAQLHTLKDPHTHEYIKGYYLLFFVIICTLVVIIVELWKKIPKLGHKIPSTLIAITVTIFVEFVILRRFLHNNFDSFKGVKSYTVGDLFSFTSDKAKPTFLFTNKELDFAKVVFDVDLIKQVMNMFVVLLLEVLMVSEVIKDMGGAECDTNETIFSLFIGNFLATLGCAVGGSSLLGLSVLNYRNGARGKESGVVASILIYGILLFGYSLLNYIPLSFLCGIMITVFIHCFKWFSIPIVFFTFCPGYIRNCHPCMSRKISRWDAFIIVLVTVLCVFVSVPTGVFAGIILSALVYVWQSKSTFKFEIFYDKDTDTKYYEIEGHLFYASKRMFTRLFSYEKDSSTVNIVLKGKSTLFDYTAIEALTSVKQQYNLNNRNVTIHGLSHECIKKIAKMNHLCKQIDVDLVKVEAPVVPLLYKPLRTILKTQKTIRRRMSFKKKKKKKKETASDQSADEVEP from the exons atgaacgaatcGAAAAAGGGAGACGATATAGTAATAAACGATGTGACGGAAAAGGTGGTggattttaacaaaatggatgagTCAACAGAAAGGACCCAAATTTACCATGACGATTTATGCGACAATGATATAAAGATATGTTTGCCTTCCAGAATAGGCTTCCTTCCAGCCATAAAATCCATGACGGATGGGATAAAATGGGGATGGGGATTTACCAACACGCCAAAGGAATCGTccaaatattatataaacgaAATTTTGTGTGGGTGTATATTATGCCTTACGATGTTACCTGAGATGATCTCCTTTTCAATGATTGCCAACATTCCGCCTTACCTTGGTTTGCAAGGAGCTTCTTTCCTCTGTTTAATAACATCTATTTTTGGAGGATCTCCTGCAGTTATACACGGAGTGACGGGTGCCTTCGCATCTGTGTGCTCAAAATATTTAGTTGAAAATCAAAATGTGGATCTCCTTCCGGAAGGAATTGAACGGCTGTATGTGTGCATCATGATCTGCTCCgtgatgctttttttcttttctctttttcataTGTCTGCCCTGATTCAGTTAATTCCTACCCCCGTTTTTATTGGGTATTGTAACGGGCTGTCTATCATATTTTTGAGGGCACAGTTACACACGCTGAAGGACCCCCATACGCATGAGTACATCAAGGGGTACTACTTACTTTTTTTCGTCATCATTTGTACCTTGGTGGTTATCATAGTGGAGCTTTGGAAGAAGATCCCCAAG CTGGGCCACAAGATCCCGTCCACCCTCATAGCCATAACGGTCACCATCTTTGTGGAATTTGTCATTCTGAGGAGATTCCTGCACAATAATTTCGACTCCTTTAAGGGAGTAAAATCCTACACAGTGGGGGACTTGTTTTCCTTTACGTCAGATAAAGCCAAGCCGACGTTTCTATTCACCAATAAGGAGTTAGATTTTGCTAAAGTGGTATTTGATGTGGACCTTATTAAGCAGGTGATGAACATGTTCGTGGTGCTCCTTCTGGAAGTTTTGATGGTCAGCGAAGTTATAAAAGACATGGGAGGAGCAGAATGTGATACAAATGaaactattttttctctttttattgGGAATTTTTTGGCTACCTTGGGATGTGCTGTGGGGGGTAGTAGCTTGTTAGGGCTCTCTGTATTGAATTACCGAAATGGGGCAAGGGGCAAAGAGAGTGGAGTCgttgcttccattttgataTATGGCATTTTGCTCTTTGGGTACTCCCTGCTCAATTATATCCCCCTTTCCTTCCTTTGCGGAATTATGATTACTGTGTTTATTCATTGCTTCAAGTGGTTTTCCATCCCCATTGTGTTTTTCACCTTCTGCCCGGGGTACATAAGGAACTGCCACCCGTGCATGAGTCGGAAGATCTCCCGATGGGACGCCTTCATCATCGTCCTCGTCACGGTCCTATGc GTATTCGTGAGCGTCCCCACCGGAGTTTTCGCGGGGATCATTTTATCCGCCCTGGTGTACGTATGGCAGAGCAAGTCCACTTTTAagtttgaaatattttatgacaAGGATACGGACACGAAG TACTACGAAATCGAGGGCCACCTGTTCTACGCGTCCAAGAGGATGTTCACGAGGCTATTCAGCTACGAGAAGGACAGCTCGACGGTGAACATTGTCCTTAAGGGGAAGAGCACCCTCTTTGATTACACCGCCATTGAGGCCCTGACGTCAGTGAAGCAGCAGTATAATTTGAATAACCGAAACGTAACCATCCATGGTCTAAGCCATGagtgcattaaaaaaatcgcaaaaatGAACCACCTGTGCAAGCAAATTGACGTGGACTTGGTCAAAGTGGAGGCCCCCGTCGTGCCCCTCCTGTACAAGCCCCTTCGCACGATTCTGAAG acgCAAAAAACCATAAGGAGAAGAATGTCCttcaagaagaagaagaagaagaaaaaggaaacagcGAGCGACCAGTCCGCGGACGAAGTGGAGCCATGA